A single window of Leeuwenhoekiella sp. MAR_2009_132 DNA harbors:
- a CDS encoding tetratricopeptide repeat protein, whose product MATYQKRGYKPKTKEEVEEVVQEESTTAEVFSSLDEGASRTEAWVEKNQKPIFVGIAVIVIAVLGYLGYEKFIQEPKELEASNEMYQAQNYFNEAVSGSVAKDSLFTLSLNGGEGKYGFLDIIDNYSGTKAGNLAHYYAGMAYLNTNKYQEAIDQLEDFDSDDMMLGPLAKGSIGDAFMQLDQPEEALSFYKKAADLKANDFTTPRFLLKAATVALALGKNDDAVTYLNRIKEDYSESAAAQEVPLYLGMAKAE is encoded by the coding sequence ATGGCCACATATCAAAAAAGGGGTTACAAACCTAAGACCAAGGAAGAAGTAGAAGAAGTTGTGCAAGAAGAAAGTACAACGGCTGAAGTATTCTCATCATTAGACGAGGGAGCATCGCGTACTGAAGCCTGGGTTGAAAAGAATCAAAAACCTATTTTCGTAGGGATAGCTGTTATCGTTATCGCTGTTTTAGGTTATTTAGGTTATGAAAAATTTATACAAGAGCCTAAAGAGTTAGAAGCGTCTAATGAGATGTATCAAGCTCAGAATTATTTTAATGAGGCTGTTTCGGGTAGCGTTGCTAAAGATTCTCTTTTTACGCTTTCTCTTAACGGAGGTGAAGGTAAATATGGTTTCTTAGATATTATAGACAATTACTCAGGTACTAAAGCCGGTAATCTGGCGCATTACTACGCTGGTATGGCATATCTAAATACAAATAAGTATCAAGAGGCAATAGATCAACTTGAAGATTTTGATAGTGATGATATGATGCTTGGTCCTTTAGCAAAAGGATCTATAGGAGATGCATTTATGCAATTAGATCAACCGGAAGAGGCGCTTTCTTTTTACAAAAAGGCAGCAGATTTAAAAGCAAATGATTTTACAACTCCACGTTTCTTATTAAAAGCGGCAACGGTGGCTCTAGCTTTAGGCAAGAATGACGATGCGGTAACGTATTTAAACAGAATTAAAGAAGATTATAGTGAGTCTGCAGCGGCTCAGGAAGTACCTTTATATTTAGGTATGGCTAAGGCAGAATAA
- the ribH gene encoding 6,7-dimethyl-8-ribityllumazine synthase, whose amino-acid sequence MATTDLSVYDKATIPNSKNFRFGIVVSEWNRDITQGLFQGAFDTFLDCGVLKENIVRWDVPGSFELIYGCKKMQQSYDMLDAVIAIGSVIQGQTKHFDFVCDGVTQGIKDLNIQSDIPVIFCVLTDNTMQQAIDRSGGQHGNKGVEAAVAAIKMAQLRKDATF is encoded by the coding sequence ATGGCTACAACAGACTTGTCTGTTTACGATAAAGCAACAATCCCAAATTCGAAAAACTTTCGGTTTGGGATTGTTGTTTCTGAATGGAATCGTGATATAACACAGGGTTTATTTCAAGGTGCTTTTGATACCTTTTTAGACTGTGGTGTACTCAAAGAAAATATTGTACGCTGGGATGTTCCTGGTAGTTTTGAGCTTATTTACGGATGTAAAAAAATGCAACAAAGCTATGATATGTTAGACGCTGTGATCGCTATAGGTAGTGTGATACAGGGACAAACAAAACATTTTGATTTTGTTTGTGACGGGGTAACTCAGGGAATAAAAGATCTTAACATACAAAGCGATATTCCTGTTATATTTTGTGTGCTTACAGATAACACAATGCAACAAGCTATAGATCGTAGTGGCGGTCAACACGGTAATAAGGGTGTTGAGGCTGCGGTTGCTGCTATAAAAATGGCTCAACTACGCAAAGATGCTACGTTCTAA
- the recF gene encoding DNA replication/repair protein RecF (All proteins in this family for which functions are known are DNA-binding proteins that assist the filamentation of RecA onto DNA for the initiation of recombination or recombinational repair.), with protein MILKALSLINYKNFETASFTLDKKINCFVGNNGVGKTNVLDAIYHLSFGKSYFNPITTQNINHAADFFVIDGSYEKQEREEKVIVSAKRGQKKVIKRNGKIYERFSDHIGFLPLVIISPADRDLIIEGSETRRKFMDGVIAQSDRTYLDTLIKYNKTLAQRNALLKYFNANHTFNKDTLSIYNEQMNSLGAILFEKRSAFLEAFTPIFKERYAAISGGKEEVKLKYKSQLIDASLETLFEENLAKDRALQYTTVGTHRDDLSFKIEGHPIKKFGSQGQQKSYLIALKLAQFDFIKSQSNTTPLLLLDDIFDKLDENRVTQIIDLVNDDNFGQLFISDTHADRTEDIIKEIHQTYKIFKL; from the coding sequence ATGATTCTAAAAGCACTTTCGCTTATTAACTATAAAAATTTTGAAACTGCGTCTTTTACACTCGACAAAAAAATTAACTGTTTTGTGGGAAATAACGGTGTGGGAAAAACAAATGTGCTCGATGCTATCTACCATTTATCCTTTGGCAAGAGCTACTTTAACCCCATTACCACTCAAAACATTAATCACGCTGCAGATTTCTTTGTAATTGATGGCAGCTATGAAAAACAAGAGCGGGAAGAGAAAGTAATCGTAAGCGCAAAGCGCGGTCAAAAAAAAGTAATTAAACGTAATGGCAAAATTTACGAGCGCTTTTCTGATCACATAGGTTTTTTACCACTTGTTATTATATCTCCTGCAGACCGAGATTTAATTATTGAAGGTAGTGAGACGCGCCGTAAGTTTATGGATGGTGTTATTGCCCAAAGCGACAGAACATATCTAGACACCTTAATTAAATACAATAAAACATTAGCACAACGCAATGCCCTTCTCAAATACTTTAACGCCAATCATACGTTTAACAAAGACACGCTAAGTATTTATAATGAGCAGATGAACAGTCTCGGAGCTATTCTTTTTGAAAAAAGAAGTGCATTTCTGGAAGCCTTTACGCCTATTTTCAAAGAACGCTATGCAGCCATTAGCGGTGGTAAAGAAGAAGTAAAACTTAAATATAAAAGTCAATTAATAGATGCTTCATTAGAAACTCTTTTTGAAGAAAATCTTGCAAAAGACCGTGCGCTTCAATACACAACGGTAGGCACACATCGCGATGACTTAAGTTTTAAAATTGAAGGGCATCCTATTAAAAAATTTGGCAGCCAGGGTCAGCAAAAATCGTATCTCATAGCTCTCAAACTGGCACAATTTGACTTTATAAAATCACAAAGCAATACAACACCCTTATTATTGCTAGATGATATATTTGATAAATTAGATGAAAACCGGGTAACCCAGATTATAGATCTTGTAAATGATGATAACTTTGGGCAGTTGTTTATTAGCGATACGCACGCAGATCGCACCGAAGACATTATTAAAGAAATTCACCAAACCTATAAAATTTTTAAACTTTGA